From Enterococcus wangshanyuanii, the proteins below share one genomic window:
- a CDS encoding bacterial Ig-like domain-containing protein, whose amino-acid sequence MKKRTLHLFMLALLFTQSIGPALPVLAVTTEQSEASAQNIQTDETTGSSGFDTLTEKNIEPPLEETMDSTSAIEPILPEVNSSTTTSTSESEQSEEIIKKNRAAEAPEAKQIEDEILTEMIVTDMDGNEYSQTETNRVLNTTPVTAKLSFVVADKDYAPGSVYTTTLPEGLGYSDVSGEVANVGAKWSVDAQSKTLSITFEQRVTDTQFNLELKSYVFSEQNPLVTVETPGQITNHYVFDLYENVSPISYEQSHNSYGIAGTVYYNLDRTLSGSQTLELSMIETPGAVFTNSSSEPLQVYSYDVTIDGTVLPETKQLLEKDKDYTVVADDLYQTSVTIADMDQQKAYAIAVTRDLALESVSDYSYSFYNQYPTTKLGSVSLRRTNAVNGGYEFTAKSTSAQKMVKEGSLGQLQGANFYAKEDYYVYIYSLPTRTKVGEQIILESKNGQAIGDYKISARTADYQTVAIDDFFDVRKEANRLVLTATKESVLRIDANPLKIPFDQKDIDLAVSTPAVAANKEIMLISDQYVQPLSIINPNNAETAWGNFDGNGAYMGDTTVGIQGSQSAPIENLQIKVDHPEYLQLRAPKEIFPYYKLDVDYTVTKISGGSVVKFTTPITRDLNFDLGFNYVPDSLAKNVAIPTDTIPVSLSADGLETVDTTVKTNRKMYSERTLQASKNQFLVNARNDSFDSLVVTTKVPVGADVVYAIYDVSNDQVESIYPQYWDRGQYSDHPLSKEDEAYPEISYDESNNAYTFDFGKTSKRYIIEYKYANGWIDTSTINVTGSTTEPLYNNQLLSATVSVKNEGTEILSATQTGHDTLKNVTKNEVKTKNIDDQTRKVKNPTFDITTKGTTNAAIDLNSISIDGVPSDAYTVEATSTGVQLIFSDYVLTKNITITFNTISKNAGQISTETIIKSDNLEQMAEARRTVATTPVVLKFSDGDAEGVVFLTKANFHTFKEAEPTENVPDVQFELTDNVTGNQSDFSTDENGIYTIDGIMSGDYTLRATNLPAGYTIDEEYLTGKTIKLLKEANQFDIPLKEQIDQTSVQVKDSTISVGTPWEPIDNFIEATDENGSPVDFEQIIVTGTVDTNKVGKYEVTYQNQGKEATAVISVVADQATLVVKDSTIYVGDSWQAVDNFVSATDAAGKDIPVQDVTTSGMVDTTKAGLYEVTYSAAGLTAIAKITVLADQTSVSAKDSTISVGTTWQAADNFLGATDRAGKAVSLDQITIKGTVDTTTPGAYEVTYQNGKKATTITVFVVANQTTLAVKDSTIYVGDSWQAADNFISATTAEGEQIPFQEIDVNGTVDTTKSGIYEVAYSSKTQTEIAKITVKEDLSSLVVKDSTLYVGDSWQASDNFVSATDKEGRAISFDKVNVTGTVDTKKKGETNVTYTTKSTPKTEPQKSRNTRSTTSGRTEDLLSATAKITVKEKAAVNQGKSSKNQTPASQKTYPKTGEALDQSLYLLGIGAIFLVIVMSITASKRKRPD is encoded by the coding sequence ATGAAAAAACGTACACTGCACCTATTTATGCTTGCTCTGTTATTCACACAAAGTATAGGACCTGCACTGCCGGTTTTAGCAGTAACAACTGAGCAATCAGAAGCATCTGCCCAAAATATTCAGACCGATGAGACAACTGGATCAAGTGGTTTTGATACGCTTACTGAGAAAAACATAGAACCACCTTTAGAGGAAACTATGGACAGTACAAGTGCTATTGAACCAATCTTACCCGAAGTGAATTCTTCGACAACAACATCAACTTCAGAATCAGAGCAGTCAGAAGAGATCATAAAGAAAAATAGAGCTGCTGAAGCTCCTGAAGCAAAACAAATAGAAGATGAGATTTTGACCGAAATGATTGTGACAGACATGGATGGGAATGAATACAGCCAGACAGAAACAAATCGTGTATTGAATACAACACCTGTCACAGCTAAATTGAGTTTTGTCGTTGCAGATAAAGATTATGCGCCGGGTTCCGTTTATACGACTACTTTACCAGAAGGCTTAGGCTATTCCGATGTTAGTGGAGAGGTCGCAAATGTAGGCGCTAAATGGTCAGTAGATGCGCAAAGCAAAACACTGTCGATTACATTCGAACAAAGAGTTACGGATACGCAATTTAATTTAGAGCTAAAAAGCTATGTTTTCTCAGAGCAAAACCCGTTAGTCACAGTAGAAACACCTGGACAGATAACAAACCATTATGTTTTTGATTTATATGAAAACGTTTCGCCGATCAGTTATGAACAAAGCCATAACAGCTATGGAATAGCTGGAACTGTTTATTACAATTTAGATCGAACATTATCCGGCAGTCAAACACTGGAATTATCAATGATAGAAACACCAGGAGCTGTTTTCACAAACTCTTCGTCAGAACCGCTGCAGGTTTATTCTTATGATGTCACAATCGACGGAACGGTGCTTCCAGAAACCAAACAGCTTTTAGAGAAAGATAAGGATTATACGGTTGTTGCTGATGATTTATATCAAACAAGTGTGACGATCGCTGACATGGATCAACAAAAAGCCTATGCAATAGCGGTTACTCGTGATTTAGCGTTGGAGAGTGTTTCGGATTACAGTTATAGTTTTTACAATCAGTACCCGACAACTAAATTAGGTTCAGTCAGTTTACGGAGAACGAATGCTGTTAATGGCGGTTATGAATTTACCGCTAAATCAACGTCGGCACAGAAAATGGTCAAAGAAGGCTCTTTAGGGCAGTTGCAGGGTGCCAATTTCTATGCGAAAGAAGATTATTATGTTTATATCTATAGCTTGCCTACGAGAACGAAGGTAGGGGAGCAAATCATTTTAGAAAGCAAAAACGGTCAAGCTATTGGCGATTATAAAATTTCAGCAAGAACAGCAGATTATCAGACTGTAGCCATCGATGATTTTTTTGATGTACGTAAAGAAGCGAATCGCTTGGTATTGACCGCGACTAAAGAAAGTGTTTTAAGAATAGATGCGAATCCTTTAAAGATTCCTTTTGATCAAAAAGATATCGATTTAGCCGTTAGCACGCCTGCTGTAGCAGCAAACAAGGAGATCATGCTGATTTCAGACCAGTATGTTCAGCCGCTGTCGATCATCAATCCTAATAATGCTGAAACTGCTTGGGGCAATTTTGATGGAAATGGGGCTTACATGGGTGATACAACGGTAGGCATCCAAGGTAGTCAAAGTGCACCGATCGAAAACTTGCAAATCAAAGTAGATCATCCAGAGTACTTACAATTAAGAGCGCCGAAGGAAATCTTTCCCTACTATAAATTAGATGTCGATTATACAGTGACGAAAATATCAGGCGGCTCAGTAGTCAAATTTACAACGCCGATCACTCGAGACCTTAATTTTGATTTAGGCTTTAACTATGTCCCGGATAGCTTAGCAAAAAATGTTGCGATACCGACGGACACGATTCCAGTAAGCCTAAGTGCTGACGGACTTGAAACAGTCGATACGACCGTTAAAACAAACCGTAAAATGTATTCAGAGCGAACGCTTCAAGCAAGTAAAAATCAATTTTTAGTCAATGCTAGAAATGATTCCTTTGACTCTTTAGTTGTGACAACTAAAGTTCCTGTTGGGGCGGATGTCGTTTATGCGATTTATGATGTATCGAATGATCAAGTAGAGTCGATTTATCCACAGTACTGGGACCGCGGGCAATATTCAGATCATCCTTTATCTAAGGAAGATGAGGCCTATCCAGAAATCAGCTATGATGAAAGTAATAACGCGTATACGTTTGATTTTGGTAAGACCTCCAAACGCTACATTATTGAGTATAAATATGCGAATGGCTGGATCGACACAAGCACGATCAACGTGACGGGCAGTACAACTGAACCTTTATACAATAATCAACTTCTGTCTGCGACAGTATCTGTAAAAAATGAAGGAACGGAGATTCTATCCGCAACACAAACCGGTCATGATACATTAAAAAATGTCACAAAAAATGAAGTAAAAACGAAAAATATCGATGACCAAACACGGAAAGTAAAAAATCCAACCTTTGATATTACGACAAAAGGAACAACGAATGCAGCCATTGATTTAAATTCAATTTCAATAGATGGTGTGCCAAGTGATGCTTATACAGTTGAAGCGACCAGCACTGGTGTTCAGTTGATTTTTTCTGACTATGTATTGACAAAGAATATCACGATCACCTTTAATACGATTTCTAAAAATGCGGGGCAGATTTCAACTGAAACAATCATCAAATCAGACAATCTAGAGCAGATGGCTGAAGCTCGTAGAACCGTGGCGACTACACCTGTTGTATTGAAGTTTTCTGATGGTGACGCAGAAGGTGTTGTCTTTTTAACCAAAGCCAACTTCCATACGTTCAAAGAAGCAGAGCCAACAGAAAATGTTCCAGATGTTCAATTCGAGTTGACTGACAATGTTACAGGAAATCAATCAGATTTTAGTACAGATGAAAACGGCATATATACGATCGACGGAATCATGTCTGGCGACTATACGCTAAGAGCGACAAATCTACCAGCAGGATATACGATCGATGAAGAATATCTTACGGGCAAAACGATCAAATTATTAAAAGAAGCTAACCAATTTGATATTCCCCTAAAAGAACAGATCGATCAAACCAGTGTTCAAGTCAAAGACTCAACGATTTCTGTAGGAACGCCTTGGGAGCCGATCGATAATTTCATTGAAGCCACAGATGAAAATGGCTCTCCAGTTGATTTTGAGCAAATCATAGTGACCGGAACGGTTGATACTAACAAGGTTGGTAAGTACGAAGTGACCTATCAAAATCAAGGGAAAGAAGCCACCGCTGTTATATCAGTAGTTGCAGACCAAGCGACCTTAGTTGTGAAAGATTCGACCATTTATGTCGGCGATTCTTGGCAGGCGGTCGACAACTTTGTCTCAGCAACAGATGCGGCAGGTAAAGATATACCAGTTCAAGATGTTACGACATCTGGAATGGTGGATACAACAAAAGCTGGTCTTTATGAGGTGACTTATAGCGCTGCAGGACTAACCGCTATTGCCAAAATCACGGTTCTAGCAGATCAAACAAGTGTCAGTGCGAAAGATTCAACGATTTCTGTAGGAACGACTTGGCAGGCCGCTGATAACTTCCTAGGTGCCACGGATCGAGCTGGAAAAGCAGTTAGCTTAGATCAGATCACTATCAAAGGAACGGTAGATACGACAACACCGGGCGCCTATGAGGTTACGTATCAAAATGGTAAAAAAGCCACGACGATCACAGTTTTTGTCGTAGCGAACCAAACAACATTAGCCGTGAAAGACTCTACGATATACGTTGGTGATTCTTGGCAGGCCGCAGATAACTTTATCTCTGCAACAACAGCTGAAGGAGAACAGATTCCATTTCAAGAAATTGACGTAAACGGTACAGTCGATACAACTAAATCAGGAATTTATGAAGTGGCCTATAGCTCTAAAACACAGACGGAAATTGCCAAAATCACTGTTAAAGAAGATCTTTCTTCTTTAGTAGTGAAGGATTCTACGTTATATGTCGGTGATTCTTGGCAGGCAAGCGACAATTTTGTCTCTGCAACAGATAAAGAAGGTAGAGCCATTTCCTTTGATAAAGTCAACGTAACAGGAACTGTCGATACCAAGAAAAAAGGGGAAACGAACGTGACATATACCACGAAATCGACCCCAAAAACTGAACCACAAAAAAGCAGAAACACACGTTCAACTACTAGTGGCAGAACGGAGGATCTGTTAAGCGCTACGGCGAAAATCACTGTAAAAGAAAAAGCAGCAGTCAACCAAGGAAAATCAAGTAAAAATCAAACACCTGCAAGTCAAAAAACGTATCCTAAAACGGGTGAAGCACTAGATCAATCACTGTATCTGTTAGGTATAGGCGCTATTTTTCTAGTTATTGTAATGAGCATTACCGCATCAAAAAGAAAAAGACCAGATTGA
- a CDS encoding glycosyltransferase family 2 protein, whose amino-acid sequence MFTLPIFLFLPLKWLCLILVVIVFMNLIYFTCLSFFGLRKPKRDYLIVPDQKKFVFVVPAHNEEAVIGKTIESLLQQNYRKELFDIVIIADNCTDRTPDIVKSYGNVGLLENHASADEPRGKPHAIAKYIETGHWRNYDHMAFIDADNIVSKNFLREMNSQLIAHPEFSVIQGYLGIKNVATSLTASGYAAVYFITNRAVQYANYRLGWNAAIGGTGFILDTSYLAERGWNPRSYTEDFELQVELSMAGKRSGWNHFAVVYDEKPNSFEASHTQRTRWAQGHWLVAFTTTLKQLGTIVKSASLTELLSKIETLFYSYSMVRPVAFLFIGLAVCIDHRLIDYLPHLLSLLYFWLTIECFNFLIIPCTYFFQEAKPYFKQKKTFLAKCLLLFRLVVGFVWNSLTYMIAQIVGFFTWFRPQNNWKKTVHTMNADESLEKEW is encoded by the coding sequence ATGTTTACTTTACCTATATTTTTATTTTTACCATTAAAATGGCTCTGCCTGATTTTAGTTGTCATAGTCTTTATGAACTTGATTTATTTTACCTGCTTGTCTTTTTTTGGGTTAAGAAAACCTAAAAGAGATTATCTGATCGTGCCGGATCAAAAAAAATTCGTCTTTGTTGTACCAGCACATAATGAAGAAGCCGTGATCGGAAAAACAATTGAAAGTTTACTACAGCAAAATTATAGAAAAGAATTATTTGATATTGTGATCATAGCGGATAATTGTACAGATCGGACACCGGACATCGTAAAGTCATACGGCAATGTAGGGCTTCTTGAAAATCATGCATCTGCTGATGAACCAAGGGGCAAACCTCATGCGATTGCAAAATATATTGAAACGGGTCATTGGAGAAACTATGATCATATGGCTTTTATTGATGCAGATAATATTGTCAGTAAAAATTTTTTGAGAGAAATGAATAGTCAGCTCATTGCGCATCCGGAGTTTTCTGTGATCCAAGGGTATTTGGGCATAAAAAATGTGGCTACCTCGTTAACAGCATCCGGCTACGCAGCAGTTTACTTTATCACGAATCGTGCGGTGCAATATGCCAATTATAGATTAGGCTGGAATGCAGCGATCGGTGGAACTGGTTTTATTTTGGATACGTCTTATTTAGCTGAAAGGGGCTGGAATCCGCGCAGTTATACAGAAGACTTTGAATTACAAGTAGAATTATCGATGGCTGGTAAGCGCAGCGGCTGGAATCATTTTGCCGTTGTTTATGATGAAAAGCCTAATTCATTTGAGGCGAGTCACACTCAGCGTACGCGTTGGGCACAAGGGCATTGGCTGGTAGCATTTACGACAACCCTGAAGCAACTTGGAACGATCGTAAAATCGGCTTCCTTGACAGAGTTGTTGAGCAAAATAGAAACATTGTTTTATTCATATTCCATGGTTCGACCAGTTGCCTTCTTGTTTATAGGATTAGCAGTTTGTATCGATCATCGTTTGATCGACTATCTTCCCCATCTGCTGTCCCTACTCTATTTTTGGCTGACGATCGAGTGTTTCAATTTTTTGATTATTCCATGTACGTATTTTTTTCAGGAAGCTAAACCTTATTTCAAACAGAAAAAGACATTTCTAGCTAAATGTTTGCTTCTCTTTAGGCTGGTGGTTGGATTTGTTTGGAATTCTTTGACGTATATGATTGCACAAATAGTTGGCTTTTTTACATGGTTCAGACCTCAAAATAATTGGAAAAAGACAGTTCATACGATGAATGCAGACGAATCATTAGAAAAGGAGTGGTAA
- a CDS encoding DUF998 domain-containing protein, which produces MEEEQFSITLPEKVVEEFQLQGETDVTLRIDEQKILIEPVTRTAGNQTISLRWFLIPTMIASLLFFTYFFFSNTTQIALVGPYSIANFVLSLGLVTGVISFVFFFIKGKRNQILTKSKNIYWRNFPAILLSFIVILVFSLVVFFKVIGLVFIGATFDKYTATLIFLVFVGMVNYFMIYSALSITLSKLTNLLIFVIVGGVLLAMITNRDHQWWQYNFSFLGTIEATKSWQFNVTLMFSALLMVALIDTLFVELQKAIPHSKRLTILRILLTLTALDLGAVGLFPYTETGPFQGVHNQVAGYLVYLIIILIIGIKWLLPTVSKEFLTFSYLIVAVLVAVCILFQGMHYLSLTAFELLAFMIAFSWIVLLLQNLQKMVRNVNNTFTIKIKSEPKKLSEE; this is translated from the coding sequence ATGGAAGAAGAACAATTTAGTATTACTTTACCTGAAAAAGTCGTCGAAGAATTTCAGTTGCAAGGAGAAACCGATGTAACATTGCGAATCGACGAACAAAAAATTCTGATCGAGCCTGTAACGAGAACCGCAGGAAACCAAACGATCTCCCTTCGCTGGTTTTTAATACCGACGATGATTGCAAGTCTGCTCTTTTTTACTTATTTCTTCTTTTCTAATACGACACAAATTGCGTTAGTTGGACCGTATTCTATTGCAAATTTTGTCCTTTCACTTGGTCTAGTGACTGGCGTGATCAGCTTCGTATTCTTCTTTATTAAAGGCAAACGAAATCAGATCTTAACGAAATCCAAGAATATTTACTGGCGTAATTTTCCAGCAATTTTATTATCTTTTATTGTTATTTTAGTTTTTTCACTAGTAGTCTTTTTTAAAGTGATCGGGCTAGTTTTTATTGGCGCCACATTTGATAAATATACGGCAACGTTGATTTTTCTAGTTTTTGTAGGAATGGTCAATTATTTTATGATTTATTCAGCGTTGTCCATTACTCTGTCTAAATTGACTAATCTACTGATATTCGTGATTGTCGGAGGTGTGCTGCTTGCAATGATCACCAACCGGGATCATCAATGGTGGCAGTATAATTTTAGTTTTCTAGGAACCATTGAGGCCACGAAAAGTTGGCAGTTTAATGTGACATTGATGTTTTCAGCCTTGCTGATGGTTGCCTTGATCGATACATTGTTTGTCGAGCTGCAAAAAGCGATTCCCCATAGTAAACGTCTAACGATTTTACGGATTCTTTTAACGCTGACTGCATTGGATCTTGGTGCAGTTGGGTTGTTTCCTTATACCGAAACCGGTCCATTTCAAGGAGTGCATAATCAAGTCGCTGGCTATCTTGTCTATTTGATCATCATTTTGATCATTGGCATCAAATGGCTTTTGCCAACGGTTTCAAAAGAGTTTCTTACGTTTTCTTATTTGATTGTAGCTGTCTTAGTTGCTGTGTGTATTTTGTTTCAAGGAATGCATTATCTGTCACTTACAGCTTTTGAGTTATTAGCATTTATGATCGCATTTAGCTGGATCGTATTGCTGCTTCAGAATTTACAAAAGATGGTAAGAAATGTCAATAATACCTTTACAATCAAAATCAAGTCAGAGCCTAAAAAGTTGTCTGAGGAATAA
- a CDS encoding helix-turn-helix domain-containing protein, giving the protein MQHSPIFDNGTRIKLELLTIIGNASTWFSSENLSMMISIEKKTILKYCKELDSDAISFNDGITIHINKSKGIFLEKKDELSLVKFKLFIIENTLAVKLMKRLFFNQPCSLAQLEQELFISESTIRRKIRAFKALVAEHDISIAYKNNNYVLTGDEAQIRMYSLMAFWITYKGNTWPFPTIDEKKIVKTIDAFLTYHGISGTSINETDKRLLTYIFTITVIRYHLGNSITWQKSWDPYIPTNAPFDSGKVLQDYFLPKGELNFFYLILQTFVKTYDFNEIGSQIMTAHKKNNTPAFLATELFFSRVQEAFGLTLNERTKQKTYGFLLSSHLFADIFKNFKLGISGVDINQEAKENFPRLSKKLYTFIDELAKMSALPLFQEKDTLHMRYILLFSSFESLTVFEPVIRIYFESDLPDFSEKIIQDTISNMFTNWYNISFNTQSDQPSDLVIITSSMPRVQSINLEEKEVIYIDSTLSANDFFTLNEVLKKLRLKKSFNK; this is encoded by the coding sequence GTGCAACATTCACCTATTTTTGATAACGGAACACGAATCAAACTGGAACTTTTAACAATTATCGGTAACGCCTCGACCTGGTTTAGTTCTGAAAACCTCTCTATGATGATTTCGATCGAAAAAAAAACCATTTTAAAATATTGTAAAGAACTTGATTCAGATGCAATCAGCTTTAATGACGGCATCACTATCCATATCAATAAAAGCAAAGGCATTTTTTTGGAAAAGAAAGATGAACTTTCTTTAGTGAAATTTAAATTATTTATTATAGAAAACACTTTGGCAGTAAAATTGATGAAGCGCCTGTTTTTTAATCAGCCTTGCAGTTTAGCTCAACTAGAGCAAGAGCTTTTTATTAGTGAATCAACGATTCGTAGAAAAATTCGAGCCTTTAAAGCCCTTGTTGCTGAACACGATATCTCGATCGCCTATAAAAATAATAACTATGTACTAACAGGTGACGAAGCCCAAATACGTATGTATTCACTGATGGCCTTTTGGATCACATACAAAGGAAACACTTGGCCATTCCCGACGATTGATGAAAAGAAGATCGTAAAGACGATCGATGCATTTTTGACGTATCATGGAATAAGTGGAACTTCGATCAATGAAACAGATAAACGTCTGCTAACGTATATCTTTACGATCACTGTCATACGTTATCACTTGGGAAACTCGATAACTTGGCAAAAAAGCTGGGATCCTTATATTCCAACGAATGCTCCTTTTGATTCAGGAAAAGTTCTACAAGATTATTTTTTGCCGAAGGGTGAGCTCAATTTTTTTTATTTGATTCTTCAAACTTTTGTGAAAACTTACGATTTCAATGAGATCGGCTCACAAATCATGACTGCGCATAAAAAAAATAATACACCAGCATTTCTAGCGACAGAGCTTTTTTTTTCTAGAGTTCAAGAAGCTTTCGGTCTTACACTGAATGAACGCACAAAACAAAAAACATATGGTTTTCTTTTATCCAGCCATCTATTTGCAGATATTTTCAAGAATTTCAAGTTAGGGATCAGTGGGGTCGATATCAATCAAGAGGCAAAAGAAAACTTTCCCAGACTTTCAAAAAAGCTCTACACATTCATTGATGAACTAGCCAAGATGTCAGCTCTTCCTTTGTTTCAAGAAAAAGATACACTGCATATGCGATATATACTGCTCTTTTCTAGCTTTGAATCATTGACTGTTTTTGAACCCGTGATTCGTATTTACTTTGAAAGTGATTTACCTGATTTTTCGGAAAAGATCATACAGGATACGATCAGTAATATGTTTACGAACTGGTATAATATTTCGTTTAATACACAAAGTGATCAACCAAGTGACCTAGTTATTATTACCAGTTCAATGCCTAGGGTTCAAAGTATCAATTTAGAAGAAAAAGAAGTGATTTATATTGATTCAACTCTTTCTGCCAACGATTTTTTCACATTAAATGAGGTTCTCAAAAAATTACGGCTGAAAAAATCATTTAACAAGTAA
- a CDS encoding sce7725 family protein → MYYPYFRGKQFDLLALTTLLTNQRLSKNIVPIIDPVKNSATLKKFLVEIKKKQHPFFMIQNPQAGDFLTLTGANYLNLLSVPKASIIDQPIETFPNNAQLFIAERAAPVLESDWQSNQIPVLLPEEFRLLQKVQGPKILSQDVYTRLPRAEFYQECPDELFSTAHLTFHKRGFIGFSDFSIDSRIYYEQSYPSKYLSLHLVYFEKEVLRIHHFLSTNEELSQKEQFFDLMEQLILWKETLCGEETTLGFTLLLEAFSADKFPGMGVMRKAAVMHHLELMSRYLDSKKEREKQN, encoded by the coding sequence ATGTATTATCCTTATTTTCGCGGCAAACAGTTTGATTTATTAGCTCTAACAACTCTTTTGACTAATCAGCGACTCTCAAAAAACATTGTGCCGATCATCGATCCCGTCAAAAATTCAGCCACCTTAAAAAAATTCTTAGTAGAAATAAAAAAAAAGCAGCATCCTTTTTTTATGATTCAGAATCCTCAAGCTGGTGATTTTCTAACCCTAACAGGAGCAAACTATCTAAACCTACTTTCTGTGCCTAAAGCTTCAATTATCGATCAGCCAATTGAGACATTCCCAAATAACGCTCAACTGTTTATTGCCGAACGAGCGGCTCCTGTCCTTGAAAGTGACTGGCAAAGCAATCAGATCCCCGTCTTACTTCCCGAAGAATTTCGACTTTTACAAAAAGTTCAGGGACCTAAGATTCTTTCACAAGATGTTTATACGCGTCTCCCTCGAGCAGAATTTTACCAAGAATGTCCAGATGAGCTATTTTCGACCGCTCACTTGACCTTTCATAAAAGAGGATTTATTGGCTTCAGTGATTTTTCTATTGATAGCCGAATCTACTACGAACAAAGTTATCCATCAAAATATTTAAGTCTGCATTTAGTCTATTTTGAAAAAGAAGTATTGAGGATTCATCATTTTTTGTCGACTAATGAAGAGCTTTCTCAAAAAGAACAATTTTTTGATCTCATGGAGCAACTGATTCTTTGGAAAGAGACATTATGTGGTGAAGAGACAACACTGGGCTTCACGCTGCTTCTAGAAGCTTTTTCTGCAGACAAATTCCCTGGCATGGGCGTTATGCGAAAAGCGGCTGTGATGCACCATCTAGAATTGATGTCTCGTTATTTAGACAGCAAAAAAGAAAGAGAGAAGCAAAACTGA
- a CDS encoding bacterial Ig-like domain-containing protein — protein MKKKTLILGTAFLVSAAFWAKIEPFYSAEITTSGKYKLNYELDGKVKTVTIEVKPDQTEIALKDIVVKKGSKWSPENNIVFLKDKTGEPLALEKVTIKNNVNLQSAGVYFVKFSYNAYNSIAKVIVQDLPDLSQQKRVMIDHSPNDDKVKIMLNDELLKRELSTKKVSISGGADLPMLTSFGSLLSFLSGTLLYGTRRE, from the coding sequence GTGAAAAAGAAAACACTCATACTTGGAACAGCCTTTCTTGTTTCTGCGGCATTTTGGGCAAAAATCGAGCCCTTTTATAGTGCTGAAATCACAACTTCCGGGAAATATAAACTAAACTATGAGCTTGATGGTAAGGTCAAAACTGTAACGATCGAGGTCAAGCCGGACCAAACAGAAATAGCCTTAAAAGATATCGTAGTAAAAAAGGGTAGTAAATGGTCACCTGAAAATAATATTGTTTTTCTGAAAGATAAAACGGGTGAACCATTAGCGCTTGAAAAAGTTACGATCAAAAATAATGTAAATCTACAAAGCGCTGGTGTTTATTTTGTAAAATTTTCTTATAACGCATATAATTCAATAGCGAAAGTAATCGTTCAAGATCTACCAGATCTTTCGCAACAAAAGAGAGTTATGATCGATCATTCCCCAAATGATGATAAAGTAAAAATAATGCTCAATGATGAGCTGCTAAAAAGAGAACTGTCCACGAAAAAAGTCAGTATTTCAGGCGGAGCAGACCTACCGATGCTCACGAGTTTTGGAAGTCTGCTGAGCTTTTTATCAGGTACACTTTTGTATGGAACAAGGAGAGAGTAA